In Yarrowia lipolytica chromosome 1F, complete sequence, a genomic segment contains:
- a CDS encoding uncharacterized protein (Compare to YALI0F02211g, some similarities with uniprot|P50166 Candida tropicalis ARD gene coding D-arabinitol 2-dehydrogenase (ribulose forming)) — protein sequence MSLFSLAKKTAVITGGSGGLGIAAAKQLLRAGASVALVDNNLPRIQPAAEQLLEWYKTANEAHHNVRPTPIYASPTGTHKVSETETESTTGGLNEHSPHDITKPDISLDASADSSQSSVAHDAARAHEAAGIPPGKGKNFPQQRISAWACDVSDVHQVSDTVKAIREHHKSPLDILVNCAGFCENMTAFDYPNPQVKRLLDVNLMGSYNFATEVAKSLVLDESPGSLILVASMSGSIVNDPQPQTPYNMSKAGVIHMAKSLAAEWAQYNIRVNTLSPGYILTPLTRHIIETDGELRNDWERRIPFRRMAEPEEFGGPIVFMASDASSYMTGHDLIVDGGYTIW from the coding sequence ATGTCTCTCTTTTCACTCGCCAAGAAAACCGCCGTCATCACCGGAGGAAGTGGTGGTCTGGGTATCGCAGCTGCCAAGCAGCTTCTTCGAGCCGGAGCCTCTGTTGCTCTGGTCGACAACAACCTGCCTCGAATCCAGCCTGCTGCCGAGCAGCTTCTAGAGTGGTACAAGACCGCCAACGAGGCTCATCATAACGTCCGACCAACCCCCATCTATGCCTCTCCTACTGGCACACACAAGGTTTCtgaaacagaaacagaatcAACAACTGGGGGCTTGAACGAGCACTCTCCACACGATATCACCAAGCCTGACATCTCTCTGGATGCTTCTGCAGACTCCAGTCAGTCGTCTGTTGCCCACGACGCTGCTCGAGCCCACGAAGCTGCAGGAATACCTCCTGGAAAGGGCAAGAACTTTCCCCAGCAACGAATCTCTGCCTGGGCATGCGATGTATCTGACGTCCACCAGGTCTCCGATACCGTCAAGGCCATTCGAGAGCACCACAAGAGCCCCCTCGATATTTTGGTCAACTGTGCCGGATTCTGCGAGAATATGACTGCCTTTGATTATCCCAACCCCCAGGTCAAGCGACTGCTGGACGTCAACCTCATGGGATCCTACAACTTCGCTACCGAGGTGGCCAAGTCGCTTGTCCTGGACGAGTCTCCTGGATCTCTGATTCTGGTTGCATCCATGAGTGGCTCCATTGTCAACGACCCCCAGCCCCAGACCCCCTACAACATGTCCAAGGCAGGTGTCATCCACATGGCCAAGTCTCTGGCTGCCGAGTGGGCCCAGTACAACATCCGAGTCAACACTCTGTCTCCCGGCTACATTCTTACTCCTCTGACCCGTCACATCATCGAGACTGACGGAGAGCTCCGAAACGACTGGGAGCGACGAATTCCTTTCCGACGAATGGCTGAGCCcgaggagtttggaggCCCTATTGTCTTCATGGCTTCCGACGCCTCCAGCTACATGACCGGCCACGATCTCATTGTCGATGGAGGTTACACCATCTGGTAA